The proteins below are encoded in one region of Ferruginibacter lapsinanis:
- a CDS encoding pyridoxal-phosphate dependent enzyme, whose translation MWLNNILETIGHTPLIKLNKITKSLPCTVLAKVEYFNPGNSIKDRMAVKMLEVAEKEGKIKPGGTIIEGTSGNTGMGLALAACIKGYKCIFTTTDKQSKEKADILKAIGAEVIVCPTNVEPEDPRSYYSVSKRLATEVPNSWYVNQYDNLANREAHYEQTGPEIWEQTEGKITHLVVATGTGGTIIGTGKYLKEKNPNIKVWAIDSYGSLLKKYFDTGELDQKEVYPYISEGFGEDFVPANYDMQYIDRFEKVTDKDGAIMARRIAKEEGMFCGYSAGSCLQGLMQLKNELKEGDVVVCIFHDHGSRYVAKIYNDQWMMERGFLEVKTFKDLISARGGTQKIITMKPSQTVSEAIELMKKYDIENIPVMENGTMLGAVSESGLFDKILNNPNIKTQSVASVIEKAYPEVAFDTPVERISSFITRENGAVLSKDETGVFHILTKYDIIQSLTK comes from the coding sequence ATGTGGCTCAATAATATTTTAGAAACGATCGGTCATACACCGCTTATTAAATTAAATAAGATCACTAAATCATTACCATGTACGGTACTGGCTAAGGTAGAATATTTCAATCCGGGCAACAGTATCAAAGACCGCATGGCTGTAAAAATGCTGGAGGTTGCAGAAAAAGAAGGAAAGATAAAACCCGGCGGTACCATCATTGAAGGTACCAGCGGCAACACAGGTATGGGGCTGGCGCTTGCTGCATGTATCAAAGGATACAAATGTATTTTCACTACTACTGATAAACAATCAAAAGAAAAAGCGGATATACTGAAAGCCATTGGTGCCGAAGTAATTGTTTGTCCTACTAACGTTGAACCGGAAGACCCTCGTAGTTATTATTCAGTAAGTAAAAGATTGGCTACCGAAGTGCCGAACAGCTGGTACGTAAATCAATATGATAACCTGGCTAACAGAGAGGCGCATTATGAACAGACCGGTCCTGAAATATGGGAGCAGACCGAAGGGAAAATAACGCACCTGGTAGTTGCTACAGGTACAGGCGGCACCATCATTGGGACAGGGAAATATCTGAAAGAAAAAAATCCCAATATAAAAGTGTGGGCTATTGATAGCTACGGTTCTTTACTAAAAAAATATTTTGATACCGGTGAGTTGGATCAAAAAGAAGTGTACCCATATATCAGCGAAGGATTTGGTGAAGATTTTGTGCCGGCCAATTATGATATGCAATACATTGACCGGTTTGAAAAAGTAACTGATAAAGATGGCGCAATAATGGCCCGTCGTATTGCTAAAGAAGAAGGAATGTTTTGTGGCTACAGTGCAGGCAGTTGTTTACAGGGATTAATGCAATTAAAAAATGAACTAAAAGAAGGCGATGTGGTTGTTTGTATTTTTCATGATCACGGAAGCAGGTATGTTGCTAAGATATACAACGACCAGTGGATGATGGAAAGAGGTTTTTTAGAAGTAAAAACATTTAAAGACCTTATCAGTGCAAGAGGTGGAACACAAAAAATAATTACGATGAAACCTTCGCAAACCGTTTCAGAAGCAATTGAGCTGATGAAAAAATATGACATTGAAAATATCCCTGTAATGGAAAACGGCACAATGCTTGGCGCTGTTTCAGAAAGCGGTTTATTTGATAAAATTTTGAATAACCCAAATATCAAAACACAATCGGTGGCATCAGTAATTGAAAAAGCCTATCCGGAAGTGGCTTTTGATACGCCTGTTGAACGTATCAGCAGTTTTATCACCAGAGAAAATGGTGCTGTATTAAGCAAAGACGAAACCGGTGTTTTTCATATTCTTACCAAATATGACATTATACAAAGTTTGACGAAATAA
- a CDS encoding WD40/YVTN/BNR-like repeat-containing protein, with amino-acid sequence MQQKFFYTLFFSFLIFFSKAQTIQTIDSIGVSLRGLSVVNDKVIWVSGSMGAVGRSVDSGNTWKWYTVEGFEKNDFRDIEAFDETSAVIMGTGEPAYILRTADGGETWKVVFEDNTKGMFLDAMEFWNENSGIVVGDPIDGKFFVGRTFDGGFTWRGIPPENYPPAEQGEVCFAASGTNVRKLGNAEAVFVSGGKTSSIFIRDKIIELPFEKDKETAGANSVAVKNKKIMAVVGGDFMVPDSTTKNCFITKDAGNKWVAPKIPPHGYRSCIEYIDNKKWISCGLNGVDYSIDEGVTWKWISKEGYNVCRKSANGNTVFLAGDGIIGKLVY; translated from the coding sequence ATGCAGCAGAAATTTTTTTATACATTATTTTTTTCTTTCCTCATTTTTTTCAGTAAGGCACAAACTATTCAGACCATTGATTCTATCGGTGTATCACTTAGAGGACTAAGTGTGGTGAATGATAAAGTTATTTGGGTTAGTGGTAGTATGGGGGCTGTGGGGCGTTCTGTTGATAGCGGCAATACCTGGAAATGGTATACGGTGGAAGGCTTTGAAAAAAATGATTTCAGGGATATCGAAGCGTTTGATGAGACCTCTGCTGTAATTATGGGGACAGGCGAACCTGCGTATATATTACGGACGGCTGATGGTGGCGAAACATGGAAAGTTGTGTTTGAAGACAATACTAAAGGAATGTTTTTAGATGCGATGGAATTCTGGAATGAGAACAGCGGGATAGTAGTGGGTGATCCGATCGATGGTAAATTTTTTGTTGGCCGTACTTTCGATGGCGGGTTTACATGGCGGGGTATACCGCCGGAAAATTATCCGCCTGCAGAACAAGGTGAAGTGTGCTTTGCTGCAAGTGGCACCAATGTAAGGAAGTTAGGTAATGCCGAGGCGGTGTTTGTGAGTGGAGGAAAGACCTCCAGTATTTTTATAAGAGATAAAATAATTGAACTGCCTTTTGAAAAAGATAAAGAAACGGCAGGCGCTAATTCTGTAGCAGTAAAAAATAAAAAAATAATGGCGGTAGTGGGTGGTGATTTTATGGTGCCTGATTCTACTACTAAGAATTGTTTTATTACAAAAGACGCTGGTAATAAATGGGTGGCGCCTAAAATACCTCCGCATGGATATCGCAGTTGTATTGAGTATATCGACAATAAAAAATGGATTAGCTGCGGATTGAATGGTGTTGATTATAGTATAGACGAAGGTGTTACCTGGAAATGGATCAGCAAAGAGGGGTATAATGTTTGTCGCAAGTCAGCCAATGGCAATACAGTTTTTTTAGCAGGAGATGGAATAATTGGGAAGCTGGTGTATTGA
- a CDS encoding alpha/beta fold hydrolase, whose protein sequence is MNNHIYIFSGLGADERVFQKLDFAGLSVTFIKWITPQKNESIENYATRLLSQIKTTKPILIGLSFGGMMAIEVAKQIDTEKVIVIASAKTKKEIPYYYRVAGQLKIHTLLPTSILKKPNFIANWFFGAIGSFDKHLLKIILRDTDPVFLNWAIDKVVRWKNKTKLKNLIHIHGTADRLLPVRFIHCDFKINNAGHFMTLNNAEELNKLIRELL, encoded by the coding sequence TTGAATAACCATATTTACATATTCAGCGGACTCGGTGCAGACGAAAGAGTTTTTCAAAAGCTCGACTTCGCCGGACTGTCCGTTACTTTTATTAAATGGATCACTCCTCAAAAAAACGAATCAATAGAAAATTATGCAACAAGACTTCTAAGCCAGATAAAAACTACCAAACCAATATTGATCGGACTTTCATTTGGCGGTATGATGGCCATTGAAGTGGCTAAACAAATTGATACAGAAAAAGTTATTGTGATCGCTTCTGCAAAAACAAAAAAAGAGATCCCTTATTATTATCGTGTGGCAGGGCAACTTAAAATCCATACTCTTTTACCCACTTCCATTTTAAAGAAACCTAATTTCATAGCGAATTGGTTTTTTGGTGCTATCGGATCTTTTGATAAGCACCTATTGAAAATAATTTTGAGAGACACCGATCCCGTTTTTTTAAACTGGGCAATAGATAAAGTAGTTCGTTGGAAAAATAAAACCAAACTAAAAAATTTGATCCATATTCACGGAACGGCAGACAGGCTTCTGCCTGTTCGTTTTATACACTGTGATTTTAAAATAAATAATGCCGGGCATTTTATGACATTGAACAATGCAGAGGAATTAAATAAACTCATAAGAGAACTTCTGTAA
- a CDS encoding DMT family protein gives MLRTILLLTFSNVFMTFAWYGHLKDTGIPLWKAIAISWGIAFFEYCLMVPANRFGYTNGINGFQLKITQEVITLIVFSVFAVFYLKEPFHWKYLVSFALLIGAVFFMFKK, from the coding sequence ATGCTGAGAACGATCCTACTACTAACCTTTTCAAACGTATTCATGACCTTTGCCTGGTACGGACATTTAAAAGACACCGGTATACCCTTATGGAAAGCCATTGCCATCAGCTGGGGCATCGCTTTTTTCGAATACTGCTTAATGGTACCGGCCAACCGGTTTGGATATACTAACGGCATCAATGGCTTTCAGTTAAAAATTACGCAGGAGGTCATCACCCTCATCGTATTTTCTGTATTTGCCGTATTCTACTTAAAAGAACCTTTTCATTGGAAATACTTAGTGAGCTTTGCCCTTTTGATCGGTGCTGTATTTTTTATGTTCAAGAAATAA
- a CDS encoding succinate dehydrogenase/fumarate reductase iron-sulfur subunit, with the protein MEHYNMNLTLKVWKQKNANSQGSFETYQVKDISSEMSFLEMFDVLNEQLISEGKDAIAFDHDCREGICGMCSMYIDGRAHGPWTENTTCQLHMRAFKDGDTIVVEPWRSKAFPVIKDLVVDRTAFDRIIQAGGYISVNTGNAQDANALPIDKKDADAAFMAAACIGCGACVATCKNSSAMLFVSAKVSQLALLPQGQPERESRVLNMVAQMDKEGFGNCTNTYACEAECPKGISVSNIARLNREYLKAGLSTEE; encoded by the coding sequence ATGGAACATTACAATATGAACCTCACACTTAAAGTGTGGAAACAAAAAAACGCCAACAGTCAGGGTAGTTTTGAAACTTACCAGGTAAAAGATATTTCAAGTGAAATGTCCTTTCTGGAAATGTTTGATGTATTGAATGAACAACTGATCAGCGAAGGAAAAGATGCCATCGCATTTGATCATGATTGTCGTGAAGGCATCTGCGGCATGTGCAGTATGTACATCGATGGCAGAGCTCATGGCCCCTGGACAGAGAATACAACCTGTCAGTTACATATGAGAGCATTTAAAGATGGTGATACCATCGTGGTTGAACCATGGCGTAGTAAAGCCTTCCCCGTAATAAAAGATCTGGTTGTTGACAGAACAGCTTTTGACAGAATTATTCAGGCAGGTGGTTATATCTCTGTAAATACCGGTAATGCACAAGATGCTAATGCTCTACCTATCGATAAAAAAGATGCAGACGCAGCCTTCATGGCAGCAGCATGTATTGGTTGTGGCGCCTGTGTAGCTACCTGCAAAAACAGTAGTGCAATGTTGTTTGTAAGTGCTAAAGTTTCTCAATTGGCTTTATTACCTCAAGGACAACCTGAAAGAGAAAGCCGTGTATTGAACATGGTAGCACAAATGGATAAAGAAGGATTTGGTAACTGTACCAACACCTACGCTTGTGAAGCAGAGTGTCCTAAAGGTATTTCCGTATCTAATATCGCAAGATTGAACAGAGAATATCTGAAAGCAGGTTTATCAACGGAAGAATAA
- a CDS encoding glycosyltransferase family protein, giving the protein MKVSGFTFVKNAIKYGYPVVESITSILPVVDEMIVVLGDSEDDTNNLIATIGSDKIKIIHSVWDDRLREGGKVLAAETDKAIAATASNSDWLFYIQADEVVHEKYYGTITTAMNQYKDDAKVEGLLFNYHHFYGSYKYIGDGRRWYSKEIRIIRNNKKIKSYLDAQGFRWEDNRKLQVKLIDAYIYHYGWVRNPVTMNKKTEDFGKLWAGEAGNTVKTDTERKEVQFDYSKIDSVRLFKETHPAVMRELVAKENWNFDIDVKNKNFKNLKHRILYFIQEAFGWRPFEYSNYKKI; this is encoded by the coding sequence ATGAAAGTTTCCGGTTTCACCTTTGTAAAGAATGCCATTAAATATGGCTACCCGGTGGTGGAATCGATAACATCAATATTACCTGTTGTAGATGAAATGATAGTTGTTTTGGGAGATTCAGAAGATGACACCAACAACCTGATCGCTACCATAGGTTCAGACAAAATAAAGATCATTCATTCCGTTTGGGATGACAGATTAAGAGAAGGCGGAAAAGTATTGGCTGCTGAAACAGATAAAGCTATTGCAGCTACTGCCTCCAACAGTGATTGGCTCTTTTACATACAGGCAGATGAAGTGGTACATGAAAAATATTATGGTACTATAACAACTGCAATGAATCAATATAAAGATGATGCAAAAGTAGAAGGATTACTTTTTAACTATCATCATTTTTATGGAAGCTATAAGTACATTGGAGATGGGAGAAGATGGTACAGCAAAGAGATCAGGATAATAAGAAACAATAAAAAGATCAAAAGTTATCTTGATGCACAGGGATTCAGATGGGAAGATAACCGGAAGCTGCAGGTAAAGCTCATTGATGCCTATATTTATCATTACGGATGGGTTCGAAATCCTGTAACGATGAATAAAAAGACAGAAGATTTTGGTAAGCTGTGGGCAGGGGAAGCCGGAAATACAGTAAAAACCGATACTGAAAGAAAAGAGGTACAGTTTGATTATTCAAAAATAGATTCTGTACGATTGTTTAAAGAAACGCATCCTGCCGTGATGAGAGAGTTGGTAGCTAAAGAAAACTGGAACTTTGATATTGATGTAAAGAATAAGAATTTTAAAAATTTAAAACATAGGATCTTATACTTTATTCAGGAAGCATTTGGATGGCGACCTTTTGAGTATAGTAACTATAAAAAAATATAA
- a CDS encoding fumarate reductase/succinate dehydrogenase flavoprotein subunit, with amino-acid sequence MAFDSKIPHGEMSAKWEDYKGHVKLVNPANKRKLEVIIVGTGLAGSSAAAALGEMGYKVKTFCFQDSPRRAHSIAAQGGINAAKNYQNDGDSVFRLFYDTVKGGDYRAREANVHRLAEVSANIIDQCVAQGVPFAREYGGLLSNRSFGGTQVQRTFYAAGQTGQQLLLGAYSALERQVALGTVTQYSRHEMLDVVMVDGKARGIIARDLVTGKLERHFGHAVLLCTGGYGNVFYLSTNAMGSNVTAAWKAHKKGAFFGNPCFTQIHPTCIPVSGDHQSKLTLMSESLRNDGRIWVPKKQNDNRKAVDIPEEERDYYLERRYPAFGNLVPRDVASRAAKERCDAGYGVGSSKQAVYLDFAAAIIRYGKIEAGKQGDTNVDEQTIIKLGKEVVKEKYGNLFDMYAKITGEDPYEMPMRIYPAVHYTMGGLWVDYELQTTVPGLYALGEANFSDHGANRLGASALMQGLADGYFVIPYTLGNYLADDIRTASIPTDHPAFVETEKAVSDRINTLMNIKGTKSVESFHKRLGKIMWDKCGMARNEEGLKQAIAEIQALKKEFWSDVRIPGDINEMNPELDKAGRVADFIELGELMCKDALDRRESCGGHFREESQTEEGEAKRDDDNFSYVSAWEYKGESNWELNKEPLTFEIVKPSQRSYK; translated from the coding sequence ATGGCTTTCGATTCAAAAATTCCTCATGGCGAAATGAGTGCAAAGTGGGAAGATTACAAAGGACATGTAAAGCTTGTAAACCCTGCAAATAAGCGTAAGCTTGAAGTGATCATAGTAGGTACCGGTTTAGCCGGATCCTCTGCTGCTGCCGCTTTGGGAGAAATGGGATATAAAGTAAAAACATTTTGTTTTCAGGATAGCCCACGTCGTGCACACAGTATTGCTGCACAGGGTGGTATCAATGCTGCAAAAAATTATCAAAATGATGGCGATAGTGTTTTCCGCTTATTTTATGATACTGTAAAAGGTGGAGATTACAGAGCCAGGGAAGCCAACGTACATCGTTTAGCAGAAGTAAGTGCTAATATTATTGACCAGTGTGTTGCACAAGGTGTGCCATTTGCAAGAGAATATGGCGGTTTATTAAGTAACCGTAGCTTTGGTGGTACGCAGGTACAACGTACTTTTTACGCTGCCGGCCAAACAGGACAACAATTATTATTAGGTGCCTACAGTGCTTTGGAAAGACAAGTTGCTTTAGGAACCGTAACACAATACAGCCGCCACGAAATGTTAGATGTGGTGATGGTGGATGGTAAAGCAAGAGGTATTATCGCAAGAGACCTGGTTACAGGAAAATTAGAACGCCATTTCGGACATGCGGTACTATTATGTACCGGTGGTTATGGAAACGTATTCTACCTAAGCACCAATGCGATGGGTAGTAATGTTACTGCTGCATGGAAAGCGCACAAAAAAGGAGCTTTCTTCGGAAACCCATGTTTTACACAAATACATCCTACCTGTATCCCTGTTAGTGGAGACCATCAGAGCAAATTAACCCTGATGAGTGAATCACTGAGAAATGATGGACGTATCTGGGTGCCAAAAAAACAAAACGACAACAGAAAAGCTGTAGACATTCCTGAAGAAGAAAGAGATTATTACCTGGAAAGAAGATATCCAGCTTTTGGAAATCTTGTTCCAAGAGATGTGGCAAGCCGTGCGGCTAAAGAAAGATGTGATGCCGGTTACGGCGTAGGAAGTAGCAAACAGGCTGTTTACCTAGATTTTGCTGCAGCAATTATCCGTTACGGAAAAATTGAAGCAGGAAAACAAGGAGACACTAACGTTGACGAACAAACTATTATTAAACTAGGCAAGGAAGTTGTAAAAGAAAAATACGGCAACCTGTTTGATATGTATGCTAAGATCACTGGTGAAGATCCATATGAAATGCCGATGAGGATCTACCCTGCCGTGCATTATACCATGGGTGGCTTATGGGTTGATTATGAGCTGCAAACTACTGTACCTGGTTTATATGCATTAGGTGAGGCTAATTTTAGTGACCATGGTGCAAACAGATTGGGTGCAAGTGCTTTGATGCAAGGATTGGCAGATGGTTACTTTGTAATTCCTTACACTTTAGGTAACTACTTAGCAGACGACATTCGTACTGCCAGCATCCCTACCGATCATCCGGCTTTTGTTGAAACAGAAAAAGCTGTAAGCGACAGAATTAATACGCTCATGAATATCAAGGGTACCAAATCTGTTGAAAGCTTCCATAAACGCCTGGGTAAGATCATGTGGGACAAATGTGGAATGGCTCGTAATGAAGAAGGGTTAAAACAAGCAATTGCTGAAATACAGGCATTAAAAAAAGAATTCTGGAGTGATGTAAGAATTCCGGGAGATATAAATGAAATGAATCCGGAACTGGATAAAGCAGGCAGAGTGGCTGATTTTATCGAATTGGGTGAATTGATGTGTAAAGATGCGTTAGACAGAAGAGAAAGCTGCGGCGGACACTTCAGAGAAGAGTCTCAAACAGAGGAAGGCGAAGCAAAACGTGATGATGACAACTTCAGCTATGTATCAGCATGGGAATACAAAGGCGAAAGTAATTGGGAACTAAATAAGGAGCCATTGACTTTTGAAATTGTAAAACCATCACAACGTTCTTATAAATAA
- a CDS encoding succinate dehydrogenase cytochrome b subunit has protein sequence MTWKQFLTSSIGKKFVMGLTGLFLITFLIVHVGVNSCIFVNDGGETFNTAAHFMSHNWVVRIMEIGLFAGLILHIIQGLLLWQQNSAARPIKYSVSDANKNSKWYSRSMGILGTLLLLFLIMHLSHFWVHTKQDIYFGEDNENSYEKIKEVFSVWYWVVLYVAGVISLFWHLYHGFGSAFQTFGINHKRYTPIIKNIGIVYSIIVCLLFALMPILMFLDVIQ, from the coding sequence ATGACCTGGAAACAGTTTTTAACTTCTTCGATAGGCAAGAAATTCGTAATGGGCCTTACCGGACTTTTTTTGATAACTTTTTTAATTGTGCATGTAGGCGTTAACTCCTGCATCTTCGTAAATGATGGTGGCGAAACTTTTAATACCGCCGCTCATTTTATGAGCCATAATTGGGTAGTACGAATCATGGAAATTGGTTTGTTTGCCGGTTTGATCTTACATATTATTCAAGGCCTGTTATTGTGGCAGCAAAACAGTGCTGCCCGTCCAATCAAATATTCTGTTAGCGATGCTAACAAGAACAGTAAATGGTACAGCCGCAGCATGGGAATATTGGGCACACTCCTTTTATTATTCCTGATCATGCACCTTTCGCATTTTTGGGTACATACTAAACAAGATATTTATTTCGGAGAGGATAATGAAAACTCTTACGAAAAGATCAAAGAAGTATTTAGTGTTTGGTACTGGGTAGTGTTATATGTAGCTGGTGTTATTTCTTTGTTCTGGCATCTGTATCATGGCTTCGGCAGTGCTTTCCAGACTTTTGGCATCAATCACAAACGTTATACCCCAATCATTAAAAATATCGGAATTGTTTACTCAATCATTGTTTGTTTGTTGTTTGCATTGATGCCGATACTGATGTTTTTGGATGTAATACAATAA
- a CDS encoding T9SS type A sorting domain-containing protein: MKCKLLLSATLVSASLMASAQQQNTAYAITGKTDNKYFWADIKQIDVSTGKVVKTLFEADKTKFTTSFINKTDASIKVNPTAYGVAACAFDARHNRLYFAPMHFSDIYYLDLSSRDANFTVVKKSIIPTTSTSNYQTEENHITRMVFGADGYGYALTNDAKHLIRFTTDKNPVVEDLGQVTDAAENAISFHDKLSAWGGDMVADAFGKLVVVTARHNVFTIDVNNKTAAFTGTITGLPEYYTTNGAVVDNDGNLVVSTANVYDGLYTVNINDLKAVKIESTEKTFNASDLANNKFLSQKKYDDAKAGILPGGCIVDSKLSKVFPNPVLGTTFNVSFINQKEGAYNVLFTDLSGKLIQSVRVIVGKGDQTKTIALNKKPLKGFYFVKVTDANKKLIVSEKIIAN; the protein is encoded by the coding sequence ATGAAATGCAAACTTTTACTCTCCGCAACACTTGTTTCGGCATCCCTTATGGCCTCTGCACAACAGCAGAATACGGCTTATGCCATCACAGGAAAAACAGATAATAAGTATTTCTGGGCAGATATTAAACAAATTGATGTTTCTACAGGAAAAGTGGTAAAAACATTGTTTGAAGCAGATAAAACAAAGTTTACTACATCTTTTATCAATAAAACAGATGCATCAATAAAAGTAAACCCTACTGCTTATGGAGTTGCGGCTTGTGCATTTGACGCAAGACACAACAGGCTGTATTTTGCTCCCATGCATTTTTCCGACATCTACTATCTTGATCTTTCTTCTAGAGATGCCAATTTTACTGTCGTAAAAAAATCTATTATACCAACTACGTCTACTTCAAATTACCAAACAGAAGAAAATCATATTACCAGAATGGTTTTTGGTGCTGACGGTTACGGCTATGCATTAACGAATGATGCTAAGCACCTGATTCGTTTTACAACGGATAAAAATCCTGTGGTAGAAGACTTAGGACAAGTAACTGACGCTGCAGAGAATGCAATATCATTTCATGACAAACTAAGCGCATGGGGTGGAGATATGGTTGCCGATGCTTTTGGAAAATTAGTAGTAGTTACAGCAAGACACAATGTTTTTACTATTGATGTAAATAACAAAACAGCTGCATTTACCGGCACTATCACCGGCTTGCCTGAATACTACACTACTAATGGTGCTGTTGTTGATAATGACGGCAACTTAGTTGTAAGTACCGCTAATGTGTATGATGGTTTGTACACAGTAAATATAAATGACCTGAAAGCCGTGAAAATTGAAAGCACTGAAAAAACATTTAATGCATCTGACCTGGCAAACAATAAATTTTTATCTCAAAAGAAATACGATGATGCCAAAGCCGGTATACTTCCCGGAGGTTGCATAGTAGATAGCAAATTATCTAAGGTATTTCCTAACCCGGTTTTAGGTACTACTTTTAATGTAAGTTTTATCAACCAGAAAGAAGGTGCTTATAATGTGCTGTTCACGGATCTATCCGGCAAATTGATTCAGTCTGTCAGAGTAATTGTTGGTAAAGGAGATCAGACCAAAACTATTGCATTAAATAAAAAACCCCTCAAAGGCTTTTATTTTGTAAAAGTTACTGATGCCAACAAAAAATTAATTGTTTCAGAAAAAATAATTGCCAACTAA
- a CDS encoding BadF/BadG/BcrA/BcrD ATPase family protein, giving the protein MSIILIADSGSTKAEWCLLNGKTKKTFITQGLSPYFLSSRQIQDILETELKPKMKNIQPDTIFFYGTGCSNPANKKHVQQAIKNTFGKATIKVDHDLLGAAKALCGDKKGIACILGTGSNSCYYNGKTIVKNSPGLGFILGDEGSGAYLGKKVVQYYLYKTFDADLMDRFNAKFNTTDIEILDAVYKKPLPNRYLATFTSFLVENRGHYMIENIIEDAFNDFFFHHVYKYSESWKMPINFVGSVAYGFRDVLKEMCAAYELQLGQVIKRPMDGLIRYHSK; this is encoded by the coding sequence ATGAGTATTATATTAATTGCCGATAGCGGATCAACAAAAGCAGAATGGTGTTTATTGAATGGTAAAACAAAAAAAACCTTTATTACACAAGGGCTTAGCCCGTACTTTCTTAGCTCCCGTCAAATACAGGATATCCTGGAAACTGAGCTAAAACCTAAGATGAAAAACATACAGCCGGATACTATATTTTTTTATGGAACTGGATGCAGCAACCCGGCTAATAAAAAACACGTTCAGCAAGCCATTAAAAATACATTTGGGAAAGCAACCATAAAAGTAGACCACGATCTGTTAGGAGCCGCCAAAGCTCTATGTGGTGACAAAAAAGGAATTGCCTGCATATTGGGCACCGGCTCAAATTCCTGCTACTATAATGGAAAGACGATTGTTAAGAACAGCCCGGGGCTTGGCTTCATTTTAGGAGATGAAGGCAGTGGCGCTTATCTGGGTAAAAAAGTGGTTCAATACTATTTGTACAAAACATTTGATGCCGATTTGATGGACAGATTTAATGCTAAGTTCAATACAACAGATATCGAAATTTTAGATGCGGTGTATAAAAAACCACTCCCCAATCGTTACCTGGCAACCTTTACCTCCTTTTTAGTGGAAAACAGGGGACACTACATGATAGAGAATATTATTGAAGATGCTTTCAATGATTTTTTCTTTCACCATGTATATAAATACAGCGAAAGCTGGAAAATGCCTATAAATTTTGTAGGCAGTGTTGCTTACGGTTTCAGAGATGTGTTAAAAGAAATGTGTGCCGCATATGAACTACAGTTGGGGCAGGTGATCAAACGTCCGATGGATGGCTTAATAAGGTATCATTCAAAGTAA